AGGGGGCACGGATGACCATGAGGAGGCGGAATGTGCACTGGGCAGCGGGAAGCGAGTGCACATTCCGCCTCGAACTGGCGGTTCGAGGGGGAACAGTTGGCGGTGAGAGGGCGAAATGTGCACTGCGCGGCGGGGGGCAGGTGCACATTCCGCCTTGAACTGGAGGTCTGAGGGGAAACAGTTGCCGGCGAGAAGGCGAAATGTGCACTGCGCTGTGGGGGGCGGGTGCACATTCCGCCTTGAACTGGAGGTCTGAGTGGAAACAGTTGCCGGTGAGAAGGCGAACTGTGCACTGTGCGGCGGGGGGCAGGTGCACATTCCGCCTCGAACTGGCGGTTCGAGGGGGAACAGTTGGCGGTGAGAGGGCGAAATGTGCACTGCGCGGCGGGGGGCAGGTGCACATTCCGCCTCGAACTGGAGGTCTGAGGGGAAACAGTTGCCGGCGAGAAGGCGAAATGTGCACTGCGCTGTGGGGGGCGGGTGCACATTCCGCCTTGAACTGGAGGTCTGAGTGGAAACAGTTGCCGGTGAGAAGGCGAAATGTGCACTGTGCGGCGGGGGGCAGGTGCACATTCCGCCTCGAACTGAGGATTTCGAAGGAAAACGGTGCTGGTGCCCTGCCGCGGGCACCGCCTCATGCCCTGCCCCGCGCCGAGATGGCGGTGCTGTTCGCTAACCTGTACGGTTTGCCCGGGCGCTGGGGTGCGCCGGCGATCGCCGTGCCCGCGCGCCGCACTGTGCGCTGGAAGCAGCTCACGGGGGCAGGTCGGACTGAGCCGACCTGCCCCCGCATCGCGCCGGCGAGCCCTCCGTGAATCTCAGCAGCAGATCGGCACGCCCCAGACCGCCGGGACCCCGGTGATGAAGGGCTTGCCGAACGGGCTGATCACCGGAGCTGCCGGGAACGGGAAGACCGCGCCGGTGGCGGGAACGCCGAAGGGGTACGTAACGGGGAAGACGACAGGCGCCGTCGGGGTGGGCAGCGGCACGGCCACCCCCGCGGTGACCGGCGCCGCCACCGGCGTGGCCAGCGGCTTGCCGAAGGTGGTCGGCGCCGGCAGGGGGATGCCCTTGCCCACCGGCGTCCAGGTCTTGGTCACCAGCGGCGGCGAGGGACAGGTGATCCCGGGAATCGGAAAGCCTCCGAAGAACACGCGCATACCTCCTGAAGGGCGAGACGGCTGATGACTTCACTCCCTTTATGCTATGCCCCGCCGTCCCGTGCGGTCCCGACCGCGCCGACGGGCAGGATTCGGCGCACCGCTGACGGAATCTCGCAGGAGGACGTCCGCCCTGAAGGAGGTGCTGCCCCGTTGGCCGAACGCGCCGAACGCGACCTGTATGAGCCCGTGAAGTCCCTGCTGGAGGGGCTCGGCTTCACCGTGCGAGGCGAGGTGAACGGCTGCGACCTGGCGGCGGTGCGCGGGGATGACCTGGTGATCGTCGAGCTGAAGCGGACCGTAAACCTCGACCTGCTCCTCCAGGCCGTCGACCGGCTCCGCCTGACCGATCTCGTCTACGTCGCGGTGGAGGCGCCCCGCCGCGCCCGGGGCCGGCGCTGGACCCAGATCCAGCACCTGTGCCGCCGCCTGGGCCTGGGCCTGATGGTCGTGCGCTTCACCGGCGGTGGACCGGCGGCCGCGGTCCTCTTCGACCCGGAGCCCTGGCGTCCCCGCCCCCGATCCCGGCAGCGGGCGGCGCTGCTGCGCGAGGTTGCCCGGCGTTCCGGAGACTACAACGTGGGCGGGTCGACCCGCTCGCCCCTGATCACCGCCTACCGGGAGGAGGCCCTCCGCATCGCGGCCTACCTCCGGGAACAGGGCCCGTCCGCCGTGCGCACGATCCGGGCAGCCACCGGCGTAGAGGCTGCGGCGCCGATTCTGCAGCGGAACTATTACGGATGGTATGAACGCACCGCACGCGGCGTATACCGGCTCACGCCCGCCGGGGAGGAGGCCCTGCGCACCTACGCCCACGTCGTGTCCCGGCTGGGCGGCAGGCCGCCGGCCTGAGGCCGGATCCGCTATGGAAAACTTCCATGTCGAGGGGGATGGCGCATGCGCTTCGATCCGCTGGATTATCCGTACCCTTCCCGCCGCAACTGCGTGTACGCGGCCCGGGGCATGGTTGCGACCTCGCAGCCGCTGGCCGCGCAGGCGGGGCTGACCGTCCTGCAGCAGGGCGGCAACGCGGTCGATGCGGCCGTCGCCGCCGCCGCGGCGCTCACGGTGGTCGAGCCCACGTCCAACGGCATCGGCTCCGACGCCTTCGCCCTGGTCTGGGCCGGCGGGCAACTCCACGGCCTCAACAGCAGCGGGCCCGCCCCGCGCAAGCTGACCCTTGAGAGCCTGAACCGGGCGGGGCTGAGCGAGATGCCCCGCTACGGGCTCGCGCCGGCGATGGTGCCCGGTGCGCCGGCCGCCTGGGTGGAGCTGAACCGCCGGTTCGGCCGGCTGCCCCTCGCACAGGTCCTGGCCCCGGCGGTCGAGTACGCGGAGCGCGGCTACCCTGTCTCGCCCACCTTGGGCCGGAACTGGGAGGCGGCTTACGAGAACTACCGGCGGAACCTCGCCGGAGAGGAGTTCCGCCCCTGGTTCGACACCTTCGCCCCCGCGGGACGGGCGCCGGCGATCGGAGAGATCTGGCGCTCCCCCGGCCACGCCCGCACCCTCCGGCTGATCGCCGAGACCGCCGGAGAGGCGTTCTACCGGGGCGAGCTCGCCGAGCGCATCGCCGCCTTCGCCCGGCGCCACGGCGGCTTCCTCGACCTGGAGGATCTGGCATCGTTCCGGCCCGAATGGGTGCAGCCCCTGCATGTCCGTTACCGCGGCTACGATGTGTGGGAACTGCCGCCCAACGGACAGGGGCTGGTGGCCCTGATGGCCCTGAACATCCTGAAGGGGTTCTCCTTCGGCTCCCGTGAGGAACCGGAGGCCTATCACCTGCAGATCGAGGCGATCAAGCTGGCGTTCGCGGACGGCCTCCGCTATATTGCCGATCCGCAGTCGATGGACGTCACGCCCGAAGAGCTGCTTTCGGACGCCTACGCCGAGGAGCGGCGCAGGCTGATCGGCCGCACCGCGCTCGAGCCCGCGCCCGGGCGGCCGCCGAAGGGCGGGACGGTGTACCTCGCCGCCGCGGACGCCGAGGGCAACATGGTGTCCTACATCCAGTCCAACTACATGGGGTTCGGCTGCGGCATCGTCATCCCCGAGACGGGCATCGCCCTCAACAACCGGGGCCACACCTTCCGGCTCGACCCCGCCCATCCCAACTGCCTCGCCCCGGGCAGGCGGCCGTACAACACCATCATCCCCGGCTTCCTCACCCGCGACGGCCAGGCCGTGGGCCCGTTCGGCGTCATGGGCGG
The nucleotide sequence above comes from Symbiobacterium thermophilum IAM 14863. Encoded proteins:
- a CDS encoding gamma-glutamyltransferase family protein, yielding MRFDPLDYPYPSRRNCVYAARGMVATSQPLAAQAGLTVLQQGGNAVDAAVAAAAALTVVEPTSNGIGSDAFALVWAGGQLHGLNSSGPAPRKLTLESLNRAGLSEMPRYGLAPAMVPGAPAAWVELNRRFGRLPLAQVLAPAVEYAERGYPVSPTLGRNWEAAYENYRRNLAGEEFRPWFDTFAPAGRAPAIGEIWRSPGHARTLRLIAETAGEAFYRGELAERIAAFARRHGGFLDLEDLASFRPEWVQPLHVRYRGYDVWELPPNGQGLVALMALNILKGFSFGSREEPEAYHLQIEAIKLAFADGLRYIADPQSMDVTPEELLSDAYAEERRRLIGRTALEPAPGRPPKGGTVYLAAADAEGNMVSYIQSNYMGFGCGIVIPETGIALNNRGHTFRLDPAHPNCLAPGRRPYNTIIPGFLTRDGQAVGPFGVMGGFMQPQGHVQVIVNAIDFGMNPQACLDAPRWRWVEGRTVEMEHAVPEHIADALARRGHAVRWALGSGGFGRGQIIWRQDSGVLVGATEPRTDGHVAAW
- a CDS encoding DUF2161 domain-containing phosphodiesterase, producing MAERAERDLYEPVKSLLEGLGFTVRGEVNGCDLAAVRGDDLVIVELKRTVNLDLLLQAVDRLRLTDLVYVAVEAPRRARGRRWTQIQHLCRRLGLGLMVVRFTGGGPAAAVLFDPEPWRPRPRSRQRAALLREVARRSGDYNVGGSTRSPLITAYREEALRIAAYLREQGPSAVRTIRAATGVEAAAPILQRNYYGWYERTARGVYRLTPAGEEALRTYAHVVSRLGGRPPA